The Syntrophaceae bacterium genomic sequence TTCCTCCATTGCCGGCGTGGACGAAGCCGGCCGGGGAGCCCTTTGCGGGCCCGTCGTTGCCGCTGCTGTTATTTTTCCTCCCGGATATCGGAATCCCGACATAAAAGATTCAAAACTGCTGCGCCCGCAGGTTCGGGAAACTCTCCATGACCGGATCCACCAGGATGCCCTGGCGGTCGGCATTGGCGTGGTCGAAGCACAAGTGATCGACCGCATCAACATCCTGCAGGCGACATTGGCCGCGATGAAGGATGCCGTGCTCGGACTGTCCCAACAGCCGGATTTTCTTCTCGTAGACGGCCGGAATGCCATTCCCCTTGATTTCAATCAGAAGGTCATTGTCGGTGGAGACCGCCTAAGCGTTTCCGTCGCGGCTGCGTCCATCGTGGC encodes the following:
- a CDS encoding ribonuclease HII — translated: MDHFERKALEEGFSSIAGVDEAGRGALCGPVVAAAVIFPPGYRNPDIKDSKLLRPQVRETLHDRIHQDALAVGIGVVEAQVIDRINILQATLAAMKDAVLGLSQQPDFLLVDGRNAIPLDFNQKVIVGGDRLSVSVAAASIVAKVSRDKIMEIYHHQFPQYNFLRNKGYGTEEHRYAIQVYGASKIHRKSFHLKAKAFPSPSEPLPFS